AAAAACAAAGGTTTAAGATTATTGCTTTGGAGCAGGATAAAAAAGCGGTTGATGTTTTTAAGTTTCGGCTAGGCAAAAAGCAAAAAATCGCTCTGGTTTTGGGCAATGAAGTTAGGGGCATTTCTAAAAACATCTTGAAAAAATGTGATAAAATAATTTATATTCCGATGTTCGGCAAAAAAGAATCTTTAAATGTTGCTGTGGCATTTGGAATAGCAAGTTATTGCCTAAAATTCAGAAAATGAATTTTAGCAAGCCCTAAATCCAAAATCCTAAACCCTAAATAAATTCCAATAACCGAATCTTAAATTCTTAAACAGCTTAAAATTTTTAATATTTCGAATTTAGTTATTATTTAGAAATTAGATATTAAAAATTAGGATTTCCTAAATTTATTAAAAACAAATTTATGGCTGATTGCGTTTTTTGCAAAATCGTTTCCGGCGAGATTCCGTCAATAAAGATTTTTGAAGATGAAAAAACTCTGGCCTTT
This genomic window from Patescibacteria group bacterium contains:
- a CDS encoding RNA methyltransferase, producing the protein MFCLVLDNLRSALNAGAIFRTADAVGVERIYLCGITPRPSQSGRAGKDLAKTALGAEKHLAWEYKKRAGDAINQLKKQRFKIIALEQDKKAVDVFKFRLGKKQKIALVLGNEVRGISKNILKKCDKIIYIPMFGKKESLNVAVAFGIASYCLKFRK